In Candidatus Chlorohelix allophototropha, the following are encoded in one genomic region:
- a CDS encoding sensor histidine kinase, giving the protein MKAATFKRPVIGRLSIKLFLSYLIVIGLGTLTLLMAVNQVAIDSFTGRMRQYRGGTTIPGQGRGTAQRGLGALDPAVADAFQGAINDALLVAGIVAVVVAVIISLVVTGRITGPVRRMSEASRRIAAGKYSERVVTKSKDELGELAYNFNQMAETLEETEHRRMELIGDVAHELRTPVATLEGYLEGLLDGVIESNERTWAKLHDEAGRLRRLVDDLQELSRAEARQVPLNIASVNPLEIAQVAIERLSHQYAEKGLEFSTELPQNLPTIKADHDRTVQVVTNLLTNALRYTPAPGKVQLTLSHKGNEVEYRVTDNGVGIAPENLPHLFERFYRVDKSRSRALGGSGIGLTIAKALVEEMGGTIQVKSGGAGKGATFSFTLPIAR; this is encoded by the coding sequence ATGAAAGCCGCGACATTCAAACGTCCTGTGATTGGAAGATTATCCATCAAATTGTTCCTTTCCTACCTGATAGTAATAGGGCTAGGCACTCTGACATTGCTGATGGCAGTAAATCAGGTAGCAATCGACTCCTTTACCGGGCGAATGCGCCAGTATCGGGGCGGAACCACTATACCAGGACAGGGGCGTGGCACTGCTCAGCGTGGGTTGGGGGCGCTCGATCCAGCGGTGGCGGATGCCTTTCAGGGCGCTATTAATGATGCGCTGCTGGTGGCTGGTATAGTGGCAGTGGTGGTGGCGGTCATAATCAGTTTGGTAGTTACGGGTAGGATAACGGGACCGGTACGCCGAATGTCAGAAGCCAGTCGCCGAATTGCTGCCGGAAAGTACAGCGAACGAGTGGTTACCAAAAGCAAAGACGAACTGGGAGAACTGGCATATAACTTTAACCAGATGGCGGAAACGCTAGAGGAAACTGAGCATCGCCGCATGGAACTGATCGGAGATGTAGCGCATGAGCTAAGAACCCCGGTTGCCACTCTGGAAGGTTACTTAGAGGGTTTGCTGGACGGCGTAATTGAATCGAACGAGCGCACTTGGGCGAAACTCCACGATGAAGCCGGGCGATTACGGAGATTGGTAGACGATTTGCAGGAACTATCGCGAGCGGAAGCGCGGCAAGTACCGCTCAATATAGCTTCGGTGAACCCGCTTGAAATTGCACAGGTAGCGATTGAGCGTCTATCACACCAATATGCCGAGAAAGGGCTGGAGTTTTCCACCGAACTACCTCAAAATCTGCCCACAATCAAAGCCGATCACGATCGGACGGTGCAAGTGGTGACCAATCTGCTGACCAACGCCTTGCGCTACACCCCTGCCCCCGGCAAGGTACAGCTTACACTAAGCCACAAAGGAAATGAAGTGGAATACCGAGTAACGGATAATGGAGTGGGCATTGCTCCCGAAAATCTACCTCATCTGTTCGAGCGGTTCTACCGAGTGGATAAATCCCGTAGTCGGGCGTTGGGCGGTTCTGGTATCGGTCTGACCATTGCAAAAGCGTTGGTAGAAGAAATGGGCGGGACAATTCAGGTGAAGTCTGGCGGAGCAGGCAAGGGCGCTACCTTCAGTTTCACCTTGCCGATAGCCCGATAG
- a CDS encoding FmdB family zinc ribbon protein, protein MPMYDYACNNCGHRFEKSQSMSESPLKVCPECSTEALRKVFSPTGLVFKGAGWYKNDSRSVNASSESSCATGTCPMANFGG, encoded by the coding sequence ATGCCAATGTATGATTATGCCTGCAACAATTGCGGTCACCGCTTTGAAAAATCTCAGAGTATGAGCGAATCTCCCCTCAAGGTTTGCCCGGAATGCAGCACTGAAGCGTTGCGGAAGGTATTTTCACCTACTGGTCTGGTTTTTAAAGGAGCAGGCTGGTACAAAAATGACAGCCGCAGCGTTAATGCCAGTAGCGAATCAAGTTGCGCGACCGGTACCTGCCCAATGGCAAATTTTGGTGGCTGA
- a CDS encoding methyltransferase, with protein MSEYRERIQEMLNGYRITQTLITCVELGIFEQLKNERASVSELGQSLNVDIAALTRLLNSATALGLVERDGQYYHASPLACACLVPEGSHYMGKQVKREAAFYRRWSHLTEAVRTGQRPTENTTDEKDPNWVRNFELALLETARINGPLVAKVLEPLLPQRVEPPLRVIDVGGGHGGYSIALAEYFKGLQAVVFELPAAAEVAREVIATANREKQVSVQSGDFRVDSLGDNFDLVLLFGVLASETAVTARNLLAEVYRALVPGGIVAIRGFYLKPDGSGTVETTLIDLHLLLSSDSGKAHSVEEMIAWLQEAGFQQPTTLALPGQERDSLLVAQK; from the coding sequence ATGTCAGAATATCGAGAACGTATTCAGGAAATGCTAAATGGCTACCGGATAACACAAACACTGATTACCTGTGTTGAGTTGGGTATATTTGAGCAACTTAAAAATGAGCGTGCCTCAGTGAGCGAACTAGGGCAAAGTCTTAATGTCGATATTGCAGCTTTAACCCGCTTGCTAAATTCTGCTACAGCTTTAGGACTGGTTGAAAGGGATGGTCAATATTATCACGCTAGTCCGTTAGCCTGTGCTTGTCTTGTTCCAGAGGGTTCCCACTATATGGGCAAGCAAGTTAAACGCGAAGCAGCATTTTATCGGCGCTGGTCTCATCTTACTGAAGCGGTACGTACCGGGCAGCGCCCTACTGAGAATACTACGGATGAGAAAGACCCGAATTGGGTGCGAAACTTCGAGTTAGCTCTTCTCGAAACAGCCCGTATCAATGGTCCATTGGTAGCAAAAGTCCTGGAACCGCTATTACCACAAAGAGTTGAACCCCCTTTACGAGTAATTGACGTGGGGGGAGGACATGGAGGATATAGTATTGCTCTGGCGGAGTATTTTAAAGGACTTCAAGCGGTAGTATTTGAACTACCGGCGGCAGCAGAAGTAGCAAGGGAAGTTATAGCCACCGCCAATAGGGAAAAGCAGGTTTCCGTTCAAAGTGGGGATTTTAGGGTAGATTCACTGGGTGATAATTTTGATCTAGTATTGTTATTTGGAGTATTGGCAAGCGAGACAGCCGTTACAGCTAGAAATTTGCTTGCTGAGGTTTATCGGGCGCTCGTTCCCGGAGGAATTGTGGCTATACGCGGTTTTTATCTAAAACCCGACGGTAGCGGTACTGTAGAGACAACCCTTATTGACCTGCATCTTTTACTTTCGAGCGATAGTGGCAAAGCCCATTCGGTCGAAGAAATGATTGCTTGGCTACAGGAAGCGGGTTTTCAGCAGCCTACGACATTGGCGCTTCCCGGTCAAGAGCGAGATAGCTTACTGGTGGCGCAAAAGTAA